DNA sequence from the Leptospira limi genome:
TTACAAAACAATCCCACTCGGGTGCGTGAATTCAAAATAAAATACCTTAGAGAATTTTATCTTTCCCATCAAAAAGAAGCGATGAAAGAGGCGCTTAACTTTTTAGAAAAACAAACTTGGTGTTATTCGTATGTTTCATTTCGGGTATTGTATGAAACATACGAAGGTAAAAATTGGTGGGAGTGGCCAAAAGAATTCCAAGATCCCTATAATGCAAAAGACAAGGTATTCACAGAACAAAGAGAGGAAGCATTATTTTGGGTATATTTACAAAAAATCGCCTATGATCAGTTAAATGCCGCCAAACTTCACTTAGAGGATAATGGGATTTATTTAAAAGGAGATATGCCAATCCTTACTGCTCGTAATTCCTGTGATGTTTGGGAACACCCTGAAAATTTTTTCTTGGATTTACAAGCAGGGGCTCCTCCTGATCATTTTTCTCAAACGGGACAAACTTGGGGTTTCCCTGTTCTTAACTGGGAAGTGTTACAAAAAAGCCATTATAGTTGGTGGAAAGATCGTTTATTGTATTTAGAAAATTTTTTCCATTTGTATCGCATTGACCATGTGATCGGTATGTACCGCATTTGGGCCATTCCCAAAGAACACAGAACCGCATTGAAGGGATGGTTCCACCCTCAATTTGGAATAGAGACCAGTGAATTTTTAAAAGTTGGTATCGATCCAAAGGAAATGGAATCCCGCGGACTGATCCATGAATTCAAACCCAATCACTATATTTTTTATTGGGACTTCTGGAAAGAGGAAGGTTACCAGTCACTCCCAGAAGATACCAAAGCTAATTTATTCCCTTTGTCCGAACTGCATATCAATGAAGAAGAAAAACATTGGAGAAAAGCAGGGGAAGATATCTTAGAAATTTTTGAATCCTTTTCCTCCATGGTTCCTTGTGCAGAGGATTTGGGTTCTGTTCCTACTTTCATTCGTGAATCCTTGTTTGAGCGACAAATGATTGGAATCGATGTCGTACGTTGGACAAAATCATTCACAACGGGGGAATACATCGAAGAGGACCATTACCGGGAAAATGCAATTTCTGTTTTATCGACACATGACACTAGTTTGGTGATGGAGTGGTGGAATCAGGAAGGGGATGTAGAGCCTAAACTTCAGTTTTTCTTTGACCGTTTGGGAAAACCAAGACCCGAATCAGAAGACCAAATCTTAGAAGGGTTACTCGATTTTGTGTTCCAAACCAAAAGTTTATTTAGCATCCAACTCTTTCAAGATCTGGCCCTTGGTGTTTCCGATGTTTTACAGAATCCTGAAAAACACAGAATCAATTACCCAGGAACACCTGATCATTCCAATTGGACCTACCGATTTCCGATTCTCATAGAAGACTATGTGGAAGACTTTAAACGTAATTTTACCTTACGCAAACTCGTTCATTCATCTGGTAGAAATTAGAATTTTTTTAAATTTTGACAGAATCGTTCAAGTGGATT
Encoded proteins:
- a CDS encoding 4-alpha-glucanotransferase encodes the protein MGSLIPIKQRRAGVLVSLSSIVSRHSFECGDIFSLYPLCDWAKDIGFSIIQLLPLNDTGYGYSPYSAISAFAIDPLYISLYKLGLPNKSRKNQIVTLQNNPTRVREFKIKYLREFYLSHQKEAMKEALNFLEKQTWCYSYVSFRVLYETYEGKNWWEWPKEFQDPYNAKDKVFTEQREEALFWVYLQKIAYDQLNAAKLHLEDNGIYLKGDMPILTARNSCDVWEHPENFFLDLQAGAPPDHFSQTGQTWGFPVLNWEVLQKSHYSWWKDRLLYLENFFHLYRIDHVIGMYRIWAIPKEHRTALKGWFHPQFGIETSEFLKVGIDPKEMESRGLIHEFKPNHYIFYWDFWKEEGYQSLPEDTKANLFPLSELHINEEEKHWRKAGEDILEIFESFSSMVPCAEDLGSVPTFIRESLFERQMIGIDVVRWTKSFTTGEYIEEDHYRENAISVLSTHDTSLVMEWWNQEGDVEPKLQFFFDRLGKPRPESEDQILEGLLDFVFQTKSLFSIQLFQDLALGVSDVLQNPEKHRINYPGTPDHSNWTYRFPILIEDYVEDFKRNFTLRKLVHSSGRN